One window of the Gambusia affinis linkage group LG01, SWU_Gaff_1.0, whole genome shotgun sequence genome contains the following:
- the LOC122833562 gene encoding calcium-responsive transactivator-like isoform X3, whose product MSVAFSSTRPRSKGEVTQQTIQKMLDENHHLIQCIMDYQSKGKTAECTQYQHILHRNLVYLATIADSNQNMQSLLPAPPSSNMSIDPGRMSHSGGHAPSNLNDSTGSGVTPTPMLQSQMSNVSMMHQQSAPPHHSSAHSAGQYQGQQAIGMMGQSSQGNSMMPQRPMGSYRSSQQETAQHYMGQDERYGEQYGHTQSSTEPINQQYYADGLGEYSYQQSSYGDQGYDRSLDESSQHYYEGGNSQYNQQQTLYQQSSGQQQPYSQQQFSSQQGYSGQPQGYGPNHGGSSQFSQYQQSRSQQYGSYRSSQGGPGAQTQRPYSYEQGQYGNY is encoded by the exons ATGTCTGTGGCGTTTTCATCGACGCGTCCCAGGAGTAAAGGGGAGGTGACACAGCAAACCATCCAAaag ATGCTGGATGAAAATCATCATCTAATACAATGCATTATGGACTACCAAAGTAAAGGCAAGACAGCTGAGTGCACACA GTATCAGCACATTCTGCACAGGAATCTTGTTTACTTGGCCACAATAGCTGATTCTAATCAGAACATGCAGTCACTTCTACCGGCT CCTCCTAGTTCCAACATGTCCATTGATCCTGGAAGAATGAGCCACAGTGGGGGACATGCTCCAAGCAACCTCAATGACAGCACTGGATCAGGAGTGACCCCCACACCCATGTTGCAGAGTCAAATGAGCAATG TCTCCATGATGCACCAACAATCTGCTCCTCCACACCACTCCTCAGCCCACTCAGCAGGACAGTATCAGGGACAGCAGGCGATTGGCATGATGGGACAGTCCAGCCAAGGGAATAGCATGATGCCCCAGAGGCCCATGGGATCCTACCGCTCCTCTCAGCAAG AAACTGCACAACACTACATGGGACAAGACGAACGCTACGGAGAGCAGTATGGACACACTCAGAGCTCCACCGAGCCCATAAACCAGCAGTATTACGCTGATG GTCTTGGAGAATACTCTTATCAGCAGTCTTCATATGGTGACCAAGGCTATGACAGGTCGCTTGATGAGTCTTCTCAACATTACTATGAAGGAG GTAACTCTCAGTACAATCAACAGCAGACCTTATATCAGCAGAGCTCTGGTCAACAACAGCCTTACAGCCAACAGCAGTTCTCCTCTCAGCAGGGCTACAGTGGGCAGCCACAAGGATATG GTCCTAATCATGGCGGATCATCCCAGTTTTCCCAGTATCAGCAGAGTAGGAGCCAACAGTATGGATCCTATCGCTCTTCCCAAGGCGGTCCCGGAGCACAAACTCAGAGACCGTACTCTTATGAACAG GGTCAGTATGGAAACTATTAG
- the LOC122833562 gene encoding calcium-responsive transactivator-like isoform X1 has protein sequence MSVAFSSTRPRSKGEVTQQTIQKMLDENHHLIQCIMDYQSKGKTAECTQYQHILHRNLVYLATIADSNQNMQSLLPAPPSSNMSIDPGRMSHSGGHAPSNLNDSTGSGVTPTPMLQSQMSNGPSHAPMQSGHMQLAIPSTSTYSSFASGYSHATPSSQGSLVQGPRTGYGSSSSSSSSSSSTPSSSSSPRSNLNMQSSQVSMMHQQSAPPHHSSAHSAGQYQGQQAIGMMGQSSQGNSMMPQRPMGSYRSSQQETAQHYMGQDERYGEQYGHTQSSTEPINQQYYADGLGEYSYQQSSYGDQGYDRSLDESSQHYYEGGNSQYNQQQTLYQQSSGQQQPYSQQQFSSQQGYSGQPQGYGPNHGGSSQFSQYQQSRSQQYGSYRSSQGGPGAQTQRPYSYEQGQYGNY, from the exons ATGTCTGTGGCGTTTTCATCGACGCGTCCCAGGAGTAAAGGGGAGGTGACACAGCAAACCATCCAAaag ATGCTGGATGAAAATCATCATCTAATACAATGCATTATGGACTACCAAAGTAAAGGCAAGACAGCTGAGTGCACACA GTATCAGCACATTCTGCACAGGAATCTTGTTTACTTGGCCACAATAGCTGATTCTAATCAGAACATGCAGTCACTTCTACCGGCT CCTCCTAGTTCCAACATGTCCATTGATCCTGGAAGAATGAGCCACAGTGGGGGACATGCTCCAAGCAACCTCAATGACAGCACTGGATCAGGAGTGACCCCCACACCCATGTTGCAGAGTCAAATGAGCAATG GCCCGAGCCATGCCCCCATGCAATCAGGTCACATGCAGTTGGCTATTCCATCCACCAGTACCTACAGTAGCTTCGCATCTGGCTACAGCCATGCTACGCCCTCCTCTCAGGGTAGCCTGGTCCAGGGCCCAAGGACAGGTTATggttcctcttcctcttcctcttcctcctcctcctccacgccctcatcttcctcctcccctcGCAGCAACCTCAACATGCAGTCGAGCCAAG TCTCCATGATGCACCAACAATCTGCTCCTCCACACCACTCCTCAGCCCACTCAGCAGGACAGTATCAGGGACAGCAGGCGATTGGCATGATGGGACAGTCCAGCCAAGGGAATAGCATGATGCCCCAGAGGCCCATGGGATCCTACCGCTCCTCTCAGCAAG AAACTGCACAACACTACATGGGACAAGACGAACGCTACGGAGAGCAGTATGGACACACTCAGAGCTCCACCGAGCCCATAAACCAGCAGTATTACGCTGATG GTCTTGGAGAATACTCTTATCAGCAGTCTTCATATGGTGACCAAGGCTATGACAGGTCGCTTGATGAGTCTTCTCAACATTACTATGAAGGAG GTAACTCTCAGTACAATCAACAGCAGACCTTATATCAGCAGAGCTCTGGTCAACAACAGCCTTACAGCCAACAGCAGTTCTCCTCTCAGCAGGGCTACAGTGGGCAGCCACAAGGATATG GTCCTAATCATGGCGGATCATCCCAGTTTTCCCAGTATCAGCAGAGTAGGAGCCAACAGTATGGATCCTATCGCTCTTCCCAAGGCGGTCCCGGAGCACAAACTCAGAGACCGTACTCTTATGAACAG GGTCAGTATGGAAACTATTAG
- the LOC122833562 gene encoding calcium-responsive transactivator-like isoform X2, giving the protein MSVAFSSTRPRSKGEVTQQTIQKMLDENHHLIQCIMDYQSKGKTAECTQYQHILHRNLVYLATIADSNQNMQSLLPAPPSSNMSIDPGRMSHSGGHAPSNLNDSTGSGVTPTPMLQSQMSNGPSHAPMQSGHMQLAIPSTSTYSSFASGYSHATPSSQGSLVQGPRTGYGSSSSSSSSSSSTPSSSSSPRSNLNMQSSQVSMMHQQSAPPHHSSAHSAGQYQGQQAIGMMGQSSQGNSMMPQRPMGSYRSSQQGLGEYSYQQSSYGDQGYDRSLDESSQHYYEGGNSQYNQQQTLYQQSSGQQQPYSQQQFSSQQGYSGQPQGYGPNHGGSSQFSQYQQSRSQQYGSYRSSQGGPGAQTQRPYSYEQGQYGNY; this is encoded by the exons ATGTCTGTGGCGTTTTCATCGACGCGTCCCAGGAGTAAAGGGGAGGTGACACAGCAAACCATCCAAaag ATGCTGGATGAAAATCATCATCTAATACAATGCATTATGGACTACCAAAGTAAAGGCAAGACAGCTGAGTGCACACA GTATCAGCACATTCTGCACAGGAATCTTGTTTACTTGGCCACAATAGCTGATTCTAATCAGAACATGCAGTCACTTCTACCGGCT CCTCCTAGTTCCAACATGTCCATTGATCCTGGAAGAATGAGCCACAGTGGGGGACATGCTCCAAGCAACCTCAATGACAGCACTGGATCAGGAGTGACCCCCACACCCATGTTGCAGAGTCAAATGAGCAATG GCCCGAGCCATGCCCCCATGCAATCAGGTCACATGCAGTTGGCTATTCCATCCACCAGTACCTACAGTAGCTTCGCATCTGGCTACAGCCATGCTACGCCCTCCTCTCAGGGTAGCCTGGTCCAGGGCCCAAGGACAGGTTATggttcctcttcctcttcctcttcctcctcctcctccacgccctcatcttcctcctcccctcGCAGCAACCTCAACATGCAGTCGAGCCAAG TCTCCATGATGCACCAACAATCTGCTCCTCCACACCACTCCTCAGCCCACTCAGCAGGACAGTATCAGGGACAGCAGGCGATTGGCATGATGGGACAGTCCAGCCAAGGGAATAGCATGATGCCCCAGAGGCCCATGGGATCCTACCGCTCCTCTCAGCAAG GTCTTGGAGAATACTCTTATCAGCAGTCTTCATATGGTGACCAAGGCTATGACAGGTCGCTTGATGAGTCTTCTCAACATTACTATGAAGGAG GTAACTCTCAGTACAATCAACAGCAGACCTTATATCAGCAGAGCTCTGGTCAACAACAGCCTTACAGCCAACAGCAGTTCTCCTCTCAGCAGGGCTACAGTGGGCAGCCACAAGGATATG GTCCTAATCATGGCGGATCATCCCAGTTTTCCCAGTATCAGCAGAGTAGGAGCCAACAGTATGGATCCTATCGCTCTTCCCAAGGCGGTCCCGGAGCACAAACTCAGAGACCGTACTCTTATGAACAG GGTCAGTATGGAAACTATTAG
- the LOC122825765 gene encoding protein LSM14 homolog B-like isoform X3 — MASSKPYIGCRIGLLSKAQNRYEGILYTIDKNNSTVVLAKVKCFGTEGRPTERPTSPKDDVYEYITFRGSDIKDITLCESPRSYHGLPPDPAIIQSSSSSSGIYSSLGLFSPVRMPAYNQLAASSLLSQQYAAALGLGPLLSDLHFRRGPMVEKAVQTIQVERQRSGLTTSQERQWNRRRPPRTRKVNSQPQKDPATRSSGSGVISNRPEAQRQNTDRPPARRRQAPRRQSSGRGQLMFIKEELERELQEKRNLKDEDIKKAKARMHTLLENEDFSPKCYYDKAKSFFDNVSSDNGLSFRLTWAEERKRNLETFGVTGRFIRGQSLRGTFTGRRGRGALDRIQRGQV, encoded by the exons ATGGCTTCTTCAAAGCCATATATTGGCTGTAGAATAGGGTTGCTTTCAAAGGCCCAAAATCGTTATGAGGGAATTTTGTACAcaattgacaaaaataattccACAGTTGTGTTGGCAAAAG TAAAGTGTTTTGGAACAGAGGGGCGTCCTACTGAAAGACCAACGTCCCCTAAAGACGATGTCTATGAGTACATAACTTTCCGTGGAAGTGACATCAAGGATATCACACTGTGTGAATCTCCAAGGTCTTATCATGGCCTACCTCCAGATCCAGCAATCATACAA tcaTCCAGTTCAAGCTCAGGCATATATTCAAGTCTTGGACTGTTTAGCCCCGTAAGAATGCCTGCTTATAATCAACTTGCTGCCAGCTCTCTTCTTAGCCAGCAGTATGCTGCTGCTCTTGGACTGG GGCCTCTCCTTTCAGACCTGCATTTCAGACGGGGCCCCATGGTAGAGAAGGCTGTCCAAACCATCCAAGTAGAAAGGCAGAGAAGCGGTTTGACTACTTCCCAGGAAAGGCAATGGAATAGGAGGAGGCCCCCAAGGACCAGGAAAGTGAACTCCCAGCCCCAAAAGGACCCTGCTACCA GGAGTTCAGGTTCTGGTGTGATTTCTAATCGACCAGAAGCACAGCGGCAGAACACTGACCGTCCACCGGCCAGAAGAAGGCAAG CACCTCGACGTCAGAGCAGTGGTAGAGGACAGCTAATG TTTATCAAAGAGGAGCTTGAGAGGGAGTTGCAGGAAAAAAGGAAcctaaaag atgaAGACATTAAGAAGGCAAAAGCGAGGATGCACACATTGCTGGAGAATGAGGATTTTAGCCCGAAATGTTACTATGACAAAGCAAAGTCTTTTTTTGACAATGTCTCCTCTGATAATGGGCTTAG tttCAGATTAACATGGGCTGAGGAACGGAAGCGCAATTTGGAGACTTTTGGAGTCACTGGCCGGTTCATAAGAGGACAAAGCTTAAGAGGTACATTTACTGGacgcagaggaagaggagctttAGACAGAATCCAGAGAGGACAGGTGTGA
- the LOC122825765 gene encoding protein LSM14 homolog B-like isoform X4, which yields MASSKPYIGCRIGLLSKAQNRYEGILYTIDKNNSTVVLAKVKCFGTEGRPTERPTSPKDDVYEYITFRGSDIKDITLCESPRSYHGLPPDPAIIQSSSSSSGIYSSLGLFSPVRMPAYNQLAASSLLSQQYAAALGLGPLLSDLHFRRGPMVEKAVQTIQVERQRSGLTTSQERQWNRRRPPRTRKVNSQPQKDPATRSSGSGVISNRPEAQRQNTDRPPARRRQAPRRQSSGRGQLMFIKEELERELQEKRNLKDEDIKKAKARMHTLLENEDFSPKCYYDKAKSFFDNVSSDNGLRLTWAEERKRNLETFGVTGRFIRGQSLRGTFTGRRGRGALDRIQRGQV from the exons ATGGCTTCTTCAAAGCCATATATTGGCTGTAGAATAGGGTTGCTTTCAAAGGCCCAAAATCGTTATGAGGGAATTTTGTACAcaattgacaaaaataattccACAGTTGTGTTGGCAAAAG TAAAGTGTTTTGGAACAGAGGGGCGTCCTACTGAAAGACCAACGTCCCCTAAAGACGATGTCTATGAGTACATAACTTTCCGTGGAAGTGACATCAAGGATATCACACTGTGTGAATCTCCAAGGTCTTATCATGGCCTACCTCCAGATCCAGCAATCATACAA tcaTCCAGTTCAAGCTCAGGCATATATTCAAGTCTTGGACTGTTTAGCCCCGTAAGAATGCCTGCTTATAATCAACTTGCTGCCAGCTCTCTTCTTAGCCAGCAGTATGCTGCTGCTCTTGGACTGG GGCCTCTCCTTTCAGACCTGCATTTCAGACGGGGCCCCATGGTAGAGAAGGCTGTCCAAACCATCCAAGTAGAAAGGCAGAGAAGCGGTTTGACTACTTCCCAGGAAAGGCAATGGAATAGGAGGAGGCCCCCAAGGACCAGGAAAGTGAACTCCCAGCCCCAAAAGGACCCTGCTACCA GGAGTTCAGGTTCTGGTGTGATTTCTAATCGACCAGAAGCACAGCGGCAGAACACTGACCGTCCACCGGCCAGAAGAAGGCAAG CACCTCGACGTCAGAGCAGTGGTAGAGGACAGCTAATG TTTATCAAAGAGGAGCTTGAGAGGGAGTTGCAGGAAAAAAGGAAcctaaaag atgaAGACATTAAGAAGGCAAAAGCGAGGATGCACACATTGCTGGAGAATGAGGATTTTAGCCCGAAATGTTACTATGACAAAGCAAAGTCTTTTTTTGACAATGTCTCCTCTGATAATGGGCTTAG ATTAACATGGGCTGAGGAACGGAAGCGCAATTTGGAGACTTTTGGAGTCACTGGCCGGTTCATAAGAGGACAAAGCTTAAGAGGTACATTTACTGGacgcagaggaagaggagctttAGACAGAATCCAGAGAGGACAGGTGTGA
- the LOC122825765 gene encoding protein LSM14 homolog B-like isoform X2, with protein sequence MASSKPYIGCRIGLLSKAQNRYEGILYTIDKNNSTVVLAKVKCFGTEGRPTERPTSPKDDVYEYITFRGSDIKDITLCESPRSYHGLPPDPAIIQSSSSSSGIYSSLGLFSPVRMPAYNQLAASSLLSQQYAAALGLGPLLSDLHFRRGPMVEKAVQTIQVERQRSGLTTSQERQWNRRRPPRTRKVNSQPQKDPATRSSGSGVISNRPEAQRQNTDRPPARRRQAPRRQSSGRGQLMVANIPSPILKFDTDFDFASSNAQFIKEELERELQEKRNLKDEDIKKAKARMHTLLENEDFSPKCYYDKAKSFFDNVSSDNGLRLTWAEERKRNLETFGVTGRFIRGQSLRGTFTGRRGRGALDRIQRGQV encoded by the exons ATGGCTTCTTCAAAGCCATATATTGGCTGTAGAATAGGGTTGCTTTCAAAGGCCCAAAATCGTTATGAGGGAATTTTGTACAcaattgacaaaaataattccACAGTTGTGTTGGCAAAAG TAAAGTGTTTTGGAACAGAGGGGCGTCCTACTGAAAGACCAACGTCCCCTAAAGACGATGTCTATGAGTACATAACTTTCCGTGGAAGTGACATCAAGGATATCACACTGTGTGAATCTCCAAGGTCTTATCATGGCCTACCTCCAGATCCAGCAATCATACAA tcaTCCAGTTCAAGCTCAGGCATATATTCAAGTCTTGGACTGTTTAGCCCCGTAAGAATGCCTGCTTATAATCAACTTGCTGCCAGCTCTCTTCTTAGCCAGCAGTATGCTGCTGCTCTTGGACTGG GGCCTCTCCTTTCAGACCTGCATTTCAGACGGGGCCCCATGGTAGAGAAGGCTGTCCAAACCATCCAAGTAGAAAGGCAGAGAAGCGGTTTGACTACTTCCCAGGAAAGGCAATGGAATAGGAGGAGGCCCCCAAGGACCAGGAAAGTGAACTCCCAGCCCCAAAAGGACCCTGCTACCA GGAGTTCAGGTTCTGGTGTGATTTCTAATCGACCAGAAGCACAGCGGCAGAACACTGACCGTCCACCGGCCAGAAGAAGGCAAG CACCTCGACGTCAGAGCAGTGGTAGAGGACAGCTAATGGTGGCTAACATTCCATCACCTATTCTCAAATTTGATACAGACTTTGACTTTGCTTCATCCAATGCACAGTTTATCAAAGAGGAGCTTGAGAGGGAGTTGCAGGAAAAAAGGAAcctaaaag atgaAGACATTAAGAAGGCAAAAGCGAGGATGCACACATTGCTGGAGAATGAGGATTTTAGCCCGAAATGTTACTATGACAAAGCAAAGTCTTTTTTTGACAATGTCTCCTCTGATAATGGGCTTAG ATTAACATGGGCTGAGGAACGGAAGCGCAATTTGGAGACTTTTGGAGTCACTGGCCGGTTCATAAGAGGACAAAGCTTAAGAGGTACATTTACTGGacgcagaggaagaggagctttAGACAGAATCCAGAGAGGACAGGTGTGA
- the LOC122825765 gene encoding protein LSM14 homolog B-like isoform X1 — translation MASSKPYIGCRIGLLSKAQNRYEGILYTIDKNNSTVVLAKVKCFGTEGRPTERPTSPKDDVYEYITFRGSDIKDITLCESPRSYHGLPPDPAIIQSSSSSSGIYSSLGLFSPVRMPAYNQLAASSLLSQQYAAALGLGPLLSDLHFRRGPMVEKAVQTIQVERQRSGLTTSQERQWNRRRPPRTRKVNSQPQKDPATRSSGSGVISNRPEAQRQNTDRPPARRRQAPRRQSSGRGQLMVANIPSPILKFDTDFDFASSNAQFIKEELERELQEKRNLKDEDIKKAKARMHTLLENEDFSPKCYYDKAKSFFDNVSSDNGLSFRLTWAEERKRNLETFGVTGRFIRGQSLRGTFTGRRGRGALDRIQRGQV, via the exons ATGGCTTCTTCAAAGCCATATATTGGCTGTAGAATAGGGTTGCTTTCAAAGGCCCAAAATCGTTATGAGGGAATTTTGTACAcaattgacaaaaataattccACAGTTGTGTTGGCAAAAG TAAAGTGTTTTGGAACAGAGGGGCGTCCTACTGAAAGACCAACGTCCCCTAAAGACGATGTCTATGAGTACATAACTTTCCGTGGAAGTGACATCAAGGATATCACACTGTGTGAATCTCCAAGGTCTTATCATGGCCTACCTCCAGATCCAGCAATCATACAA tcaTCCAGTTCAAGCTCAGGCATATATTCAAGTCTTGGACTGTTTAGCCCCGTAAGAATGCCTGCTTATAATCAACTTGCTGCCAGCTCTCTTCTTAGCCAGCAGTATGCTGCTGCTCTTGGACTGG GGCCTCTCCTTTCAGACCTGCATTTCAGACGGGGCCCCATGGTAGAGAAGGCTGTCCAAACCATCCAAGTAGAAAGGCAGAGAAGCGGTTTGACTACTTCCCAGGAAAGGCAATGGAATAGGAGGAGGCCCCCAAGGACCAGGAAAGTGAACTCCCAGCCCCAAAAGGACCCTGCTACCA GGAGTTCAGGTTCTGGTGTGATTTCTAATCGACCAGAAGCACAGCGGCAGAACACTGACCGTCCACCGGCCAGAAGAAGGCAAG CACCTCGACGTCAGAGCAGTGGTAGAGGACAGCTAATGGTGGCTAACATTCCATCACCTATTCTCAAATTTGATACAGACTTTGACTTTGCTTCATCCAATGCACAGTTTATCAAAGAGGAGCTTGAGAGGGAGTTGCAGGAAAAAAGGAAcctaaaag atgaAGACATTAAGAAGGCAAAAGCGAGGATGCACACATTGCTGGAGAATGAGGATTTTAGCCCGAAATGTTACTATGACAAAGCAAAGTCTTTTTTTGACAATGTCTCCTCTGATAATGGGCTTAG tttCAGATTAACATGGGCTGAGGAACGGAAGCGCAATTTGGAGACTTTTGGAGTCACTGGCCGGTTCATAAGAGGACAAAGCTTAAGAGGTACATTTACTGGacgcagaggaagaggagctttAGACAGAATCCAGAGAGGACAGGTGTGA
- the LOC122825688 gene encoding transcription initiation factor TFIID subunit 4-like, which produces MDGPAGITSAAEPITTAAQSHFDSLTTSGAVTGASGGADKEQASGAPALDGNGAVMNCQLPGSGQSDSSQTAVANGPTSSSPGFIIRTSLSAQNTPTSSGSSSQPAEKTLPTVALVRPPMQTSANETQSTESPNTILSPGSGSVSCKTEPTKSITPAGAQVLPSGVLSATMRNPTVLQNLRTTLSSTISAAPPGGIRTIAPQVLAPRLTQPQQNTTSIQNIQIPAGMVLVRSESGQLLMIHQQTLAQMQAQAQSQSATTPRPAAPTSTPPVQVTSLQTPGGPLLARSVTPTTIIKQGSPVQTTIATTTTLQRPPVLQNTIILGGNATSTGQALGTPTTVQATAAVTQRVGSLGATGVPVTPTAITAETLENVKKCGNFLSTLIKLASSGKQSSETTATVKELVRNLLEGKIEPEDFTSRLYKELNSSPQPYLVPFLKRSLPALRQMTPDPEAFIQQSLLPQPSGQPAAATSPALGAVVLRPSLSPAVSAATGSTTTKATVITLSQKANSKPGLVVTQQQQVRPQVTLAQSPLVTIRGATPSRIIVGQPQMVRHIPQGSVVKKNVAPGTRGVQLLNQASLIDAQRNKLKEAGGGTFKDDDDINDVASMAGVNLSEENARIMASSSELVGIVTRSCKDEAFLSIPSLTRIVLQIGKKFGVSELGTDVITYISHATQQRLQNLLENASHVAQLKNLNFKEDERCEQVSDVRAQLKFFEQLDQMEKQRKEEQEREILLKAAKSRSRQEDPEQLRLKQKAKEMQQLELAQIRQREANLTALAAIGPRKKRRTDSPLSGASAEGSGLGSSQPGGSSGQGSRQFMRQRITRVNLRDLLLCLENDRDSNHSQLLYKGLLK; this is translated from the exons ATGGACGGGCCAGCTGGAATCACATCAGCGGCTGAACCAATCACGACTGCCGCACAGAGTCACTTCGATTCACTGACAACAAGTGGAGCAGTTACAGGAGCATCAGGTGGAGCTGATAAAGAACAAGCGTCTGGTGCTCCAGCTTTGGATGGAAACGGCGCGGTGATGAACTGTCAGCTCCCCGGAAGCGGGCAGTCAGACAGCTCACAGACAGCTGTGGCGAATGGACCCACTTCTTCCTCTCCTGGTTTTATTATTCGAACTTCTTTGAGTGCACAGAATACTCCGACCTCATCTGGGAGTTCGTCTCAGCCTGCTGAGAAAACTCTTCCCACAGTGGCGCTTGTAAGGCCACCAATGCAAACTTCTGCTAACGAGACTCAAAGTACAGAAAGCCCAAATACAATCTTATCACCAGGGAGCGGTAGTGTTTCCTGCAAAACTGAACCCACTAAAAGTATAACTCCAGCCGGTGCGCAGGTCCTGCCTTCGGGTGTTTTGTCTGCGACCATGAGGAATCCGACTGTTCTGCAAAACCTGAGGACTACATTATCGTCAACGATCAGTGCCGCTCCGCCAGGAGGAATACGGACCATTGCTCCACAGGTGTTAGCTCCTCGACTCACTCAGCCTCAACAAAACACTACAAGTATCCAAAACATCCAAATCCCTGCAG GCATGGTGTTGGTTCGCAGTGAGAGTGGGCAGCTGCTGATGATTCACCAGCAGACTTTGGCTCAGATGCAGGCTCAGGCACAGTCACAAAGCGCAACGACGCCACGACCTGCAGCCCCCACCAGCACTCCACCTGTCCAGGTCACATCTCTTCAG ACTCCAGGAGGTCCTCTGCTGGCTCGCTCTGTAACCCCGACGACCATCATCAAACAGGGTTCCCCAGTTCAAACCACAATAGCAACCACAACCACTCTCCAGAGACCTCCTGTTCTGCAG AATACCATCATACTTGGAGGAAATGCCACTTCCACAGGACAAGCTCTTGGAACGCCAACCACAGTGCAGGCAACGGCAGCAGTAACTCAGAGGGTGGGGTCCCTCGGGGCCACTGGGGTGCCCGTCACTCCAACAGCCATCACAGCT gaaACACTAGAGAATGTGAAGAAGTGTGGAAACTTTCTGTCTACACTCATTAAGTTAGCATCCAGTGGAAAACAGTCATCTGAGACTACAGCCACTGTCAAGGAGCTTGTTAGGAATTTGCTG GAAGGGAAGATAGAGCCTGAGGATTTCACCAGCAGGTTGTACAAGGAGCTTAATTCTTCTCCTCAGCCATACCTTGTACCTTTTCTTAAG AGAAGTCTTCCGGCGTTGCGTCAAATGACCCCAGATCCCGAGGCCTTCATCCAGCAAAGCCTGCTGCCCCAGCCAAGCGGTCAGCCAGCTGCAGCAACCTCTCCAGCCCTTGGCGCTGTGGTTCTGCGTCCTTCTCTTTCTCCTGCAGTCAGTGCGGCCACAGGCTCTACCACGACCAAGGCCACAGTCATCACCCTCTCTCAGAAAGCCAACAGTAAACCCGGACTG GTTGtgacccagcagcagcaggtgaggccACAGGTGACCCTGGCTCAGTCTCCTTTGGTAACGATCAGAGGAGCAACACCCAGCCGCATCATTGTGGGTCAACCACAGATGGTTAGACACATTCCACAAG gTTCTGTGGTGAAGAAAAATGTGGCTCCAGGGACCAGAGGAGTTCAACTACTCAACCAGGCATCCCTCATCGATGCTCAGAGGAACAAGCTAAAGGAAGCAGGAGGGGGGACTTTCAA AGATGATGACGATATAAACGACGTGGCTTCCATGGCAGGGGTCAACTTATCCGAGGAGAACGCCCGCATCATGGCCAGTAGCTCTGAACTTGTTGGCATCGTGACTCGGTCCTGTAAGGATGAGGCTTTCCTCTCCATCCCCTCTCTCACCCGGATAGTTTTGCAGATTG GTAAAAAGTTTGGTGTCAGTGAATTGGGCACAGATGTGATCACCTACATTTCCCATGCTACACAACAGCGACTGCAGAACCTGTTGGAAAACGCTTCGCATGTTGCACAGctgaagaatttaaattttaag GAGGACGAGCGGTGTGAGCAGGTCAGCGACGTGCGAGCTCAACTCAAATTCTTTGAGCAGCTGGATCAGATGGAGAAGCAAAGGAAGGaggagcaagagagagagatccTGCTGAAGGCTGCCAAG TCTAGGTCACGGCAAGAAGACCCAGAGCAGCTCAGACTGAAACAGAAGGCCAAAGAG ATGCAGCAGCTGGAGTTGGCTCAGATCAGGCAGAGAGAAGCCAACCTAACAGCGTTGGCAGCAATCGGCCCGAGGAAAAAACGGAGAACAGACTCCCCTTTAAGCGGTGCGAGTGCAGAG GGTTCAGGGTTGGGATCCTCCCAGCCTGGAGGCTCCAGTGGGCAGGGCTCCAGACAGTTTATGCGCCAGCGCATCACCAGAGTTAACCTCCGGGACCTGCTTTTATGTCTGGAGAATGACAGAGACTCCAATCACTCCCAGCTACTCTACAAAGGTCTCCTCAAATAA